CAAGTGATCTAGCAAAAGTAAAATGTTTCAGACAAATGCGTTAAAAATGTATATGTGCCAGACATGGTTTCAAGTTTTTCGCCATTCCTTAGAGAGGTCCCGAAGATGACAAGGAATGAGACTGTCCTGGAAAGGGATGACTCCGACTCAGGTCAGCCGCGAGTGCAGCATTTCTTTTGCTTATAGGTTCACCTactgaaaaaaactgcaaaaattTTCAGAGATGCCAACCATACCGGATCTAGGGGATGTTGAACGTGAGGACCTTACCACTCAGGTGGCCCAAGCCCCcaggtaaaaataaaaaataaattttgcagCACACAAACATTGGCCCTGCACCAACAAGAGACATGCATGAAACTAACTAAAGGAGCCCTTGATCATATACATCTATCAGACACAGCAGCTTACTTGAAGCAGGGAACTGAAATTTCTTAGCATAATTCTGTTCAgaccttttcttttttaactgaaaattggtttaagCAGTCTGCACATTCACAGAACCACAAGAAAGAACCATAATGAGCAGTTACTAACATTTTAAAAAGCAGCACAGAAAAATTTTAGTTCAAACAAGATGCATACTAAGCATACAGTGACTGAAGCACAAGGCACCCTGCTTTTGCTCAAACCATCTGACCCACTTAAATAATTTAGTAGGCTTGCTGAACGGTTACATGTGAATGGTTCGAAATAAGTGGTTTTCAGTAATCACTCTATCATTTCTTTCTCGCGCCGTCATATCTTTGTGCAGAACTTTGTAGCGATTGTTTCACCAACTAAACCAAAAACATGTCCTTCTTAAGTAATCTTTTGATGTTTGCAGCGTTTCTATGAACCAGGCTGTCACCTTTCAGCAACTGGACAATGAACTGCTCAAGCAGGCAGCCTTCACTACACTTGTGAGTACTGCAGCACACTTAAAATAAAGAAGCAACAAAGAGGCACTACAGCTGCTTTCACTCTGGATTGTGAGCCACTGGTTTCATGAAACCCTCTTTCTCTGGTATGCGAGGTAATTTTTCTCATCCCTTCGTTGTCCACAGGATGGATGTGATCTTAGATTACTCACAAAGTACCTGACTCCAGAGGAATACCTCAAAGAGGTAAAAGCCATATGTCTTTAGTTGCATGCTTCTTTCTCGATTATTCAATGCAGCGCTAACTGCACGAGGTGATCCTGTTCATGATTCATTTGTCCACGATCATACACAAGACTTTTCTTTACAAGATAACGCAGGCAGTTCATAGAAGCCCCAATGACACCTAACTGGCATCACGACAATGATTGCAAGAAATAGAGCCTGAGTACTGGGCCTCACGGCCGGATATAAACTTCGCATCCACGCTTTTCTTAACCACTTATTCACCGACAGCAATCCGGTCACGATGCTGGTTAGGTGCACTATCTATGACATGACTTCTTTCATCTGCAGCCAGATGTTGTATGGACGTGGGATACCGTCTTCACCGAAGTGGCCAACGAGATAAACAAGACCGGTGACAATGGCCCTGAAGCCGATGACAAGCAAAACATACTGTTGTGATTCCCATTCATTTTATTCCTAGATGCTAACAAATAAACAGTCccacaaaataaaataaggatCATGACCTATATTAGAATGTTGCCTCCACTTCCACTGCACAGCTCAAAATGGTTCACGTCCACTATGTTCTTCCTGTAGCAACCTGCTGGCAACAGTAAGTGCTTTAAGACATTGAAAGGCCAATGTGATGTGGCAGAGGCTGCCAACACACCTGCACAATACAAATAAGCATGGTTGTGGAGGCAGCCTTTCATTGGGCGAGTAAAAAATGGATAGACAGATGTGCAAGGGTATGCTCCATGGCCCTACCATCATTACATTTGTTTCTAATAATTGCAAAGCCAACAGACTATCAACATTTCCTTGCACTACGGTTTCTCGAAGTTCGCGCACACGGTGGTCATTTATCTAGCAGTGTAAATATGTCGCATTTGCCATTTCTGCATCATAGTTTGGAAAGAAACGACTTTGAAGGTGTGCTGAATAGAAAATTTGAAGCTGAAGTTATCCATGTGATTCAATTTCTATGTAAGTTAATACATAATTTGAATAGTATGCAAGTGGCCGAATCAAGACATCAGTTAACAAAGCATACAGAGCACGACGTACGTCTTCAACCTTTGACAAGAGGTAGCAACGTCAGAGAAATGCTTGCTCTGACAGCTCTTGTACTGTACATGACGCTGGTGCCAATGTGATGCATTAAAGGTTTGTGGGCCAACGTGATCACCATTTGCACTCTTTGAGACATCCGGTAACATCATATTGGTGCTGTTCTTAAATACCTAAACACTAAGCATACGAAATGAAAGCAAAATAATTTTACCCTAACCGACAAAGTTGTTTCATGACATGCCAAAAAGCCACTCATTATAGCAAAGATGATGCACCCCTAAAATTTAACCCAGTACTTTTTCAACTCCAGCAAACTAACTTGTACACATCACATAGGTTCCATGAAGGCCCAAGACAGCGACGCAATCTTTGGATCCTGTGCACCATGTGCCGTAACTTCCAACCGTACCTACTGCTCCCCGTCTGGCCATTATATCAGAAAATTGCTTAGACTTTTCTTCTTCTTCGATCGACACAAATAACTAGTCACAGTTCTGCGACGTCACTGCTTATCCTGCTAAAACCATAGAGGGGACAGAcaacccccctcctcctcctccccccctttCCATGCACAACATACTCAAACAGCAGGTCTCGCGAGATCACGTGTCTAGGGTCTTTAGCGACGGCGAGACATTCCTTTCGAGCACGGTTTTCGGCACAAAAGTCTTGTCCTTGAGCGGATCCACTAGCGTGACGTCCTTCTGCGAGTCCAGCTCGTGCAGCAGCCGCTCTTTGCGTTCTTCGTCGATGCTCTGCTTCTTGTTGGGCGTACGCCGGTCCGAGATGATGCCCTCCAAGTTGTACCCGATGACGCCGACGATCACAGCCACCGGGAAGGTGATGTAGGGCGCGTAGACTCGAAGGGCAGCGTACAGGGCCGGTAGAACCATGATCGCCTGCGGGTCGGCGGTGGCGATGCAGGACACAAGGCTGCAAATTCAAGGTAGGCAATACAGTATGATGTCTCCGTCCCTGCACGGCTACACTATCGTCAAGCCGTAACCTAAGGCAACTACGagtaatgaaaaaagaaagcgtACGCACAATATGTCCACGCAGAGAGGTACGGCCGCGTATAACGCACGATTTAACTCTCGAACATGCGCTGCTAAAATCTGACGCGATTATCTCAGGACCGCAGGAACCTTTGGCAAAATAACCGGGTTATTTACGATGCAGCAGACCGCCCTACATGCTCATGTCCATGCTCGTCCGCCATCCGCCGCTTTTTTTAAGATAATGATGAGGATAGTCCGTGATACATAAATCTCGCATAATAGTCCAATAAAAAGTTTTCATATGAGTTAAGATTTAGAAACCAATAAATGTActattttatttaaaaatacatttcaaaaGTGTTTTAATTTAAAGATTACTTTTACGGCTTTATGGTCGTTGGGCGATCTAGTCATCTAGTCAAGCCAAAATCAAAGTACCTGTCATGGCCGTTGTTGTAGTATGCTGCGGCTCTTCGTACAGCTTTGTTTAGGCCATTACATTTGTTCGTTTTAGCTCCGCAGCTGCAGTAATGGCAACCGTTCGAGTTAATTTGTCAGCGGATGTGTATATGGTCTGCCTTAGCCATGCACTGTCCACGGAAAAGGAAGAGGTTATGGGACTCCTGATAGGCGAGGTAACGTCGCGAAGTTTCGGATCGCTACTTTCTGACGCTCACGCCCAGAAAGCGGCGGTGAGAGGTTCTAATGCTGATACTTACGCCTCTCATTCTATATTCCTCAGATCGACGAGACGAGGGTGGCACACATATCTGCGGTCATTTTGCTCCGGCGGTCTGACAAGCGGAAAGATCGCGTCGAAATTTCGCCCGAACAGCTCTCGGACGCTTCTACCCAAGCTGAGGTGTGTTGCGAATTTTTAATACTCAGTGGCTCCCTTGTTTTGTCGATGAGCTGTAAGTTGCAAGTTTTGTATGACCGTTTTCGTTACGATGTTTGTGTTCGTTTTCTATTAGACGCTGGCTATAAACCTAAGGAAACCGATGAGGGTTCTAGGCTGGTACCATTCTCACCCACACATCACAGTGTGGCCTTCACACGTTGGTGagttgtgtgcatgcgtgcgAATTGGTTTATATTAATTCCCACAAGTGCAACATTTTCACACACAATGTTTGGTGCAGATGTCCAGACGCAAGCCATATACCAGCTGATGGACGAAGGGTTCGTTGGCCTCATATTTTCTGTCTTCAGTGAAGATGCAACTTCTAAGGTAAGCCAACAAGCATCCTAAGAGTCAGCCTGGTAATTGTGTCCAGCCAGACTTTGCTGCACACAAAGTTGTCCGAACACTTTCGAAATGTTGGTCATTCTGTTGGTGGTATAGCCTTACCCTCCTCCTCTACTTTTAACCTTACTCTTTCACCGCTTCCCCCTCGTTCACCTTTTCATTCTTGCCCTACTGTCATCCTTTCGCCATGCCAGCGAACTTTTACATTTCTGGATGTAATCTGGTGCAGCTCAACCAAGTCCAAGTCACATGCTTTCAGTCGGTCAACCAGGCCACCAATGGCGAAGCACAGAGGTGAGCTTAAGCTTTCCCTCAAATGCACTTCAGTGCCCACTCGAAAAGTTGTGTGCCATACCAACTAAAAAGACCGGATGCAAACAACTGGGTCCCACGTGCAGTCATCCTAAGGCTGCACTGCGCTGAGAATTGGTCGTTAGCATGCTCGTTATTCCAGCACAGAAAAATACAGGGGGAATGGGACTGCTGTACGCAGACTTATATCAGTTTGAACCCCCATTGAAAATGAGAAACAGCGATCATAAATGGAAAAATTAAAAGCTAGAGATATTTCAGTTCCCACACTAGAGCCTTGCTCACGCATTGGGGCAGTGAAGGAAACAAGCTATTTACAGTGCAGTATGTGATGTAGGCGTTAGGCGCAAGTGTGCACAGGGGTGCCCTGGTGGtggttttaattttcttttttgagtTTGTGTTTGGGTGGTGTTTCTGTTTTCTCATCTTCATGCCTATCCGTGACTGAACAGGTTGCCTCCAAGCTCTCAAATCTATGAATACCATTGCTTACAGAGCCCCAGACCCACAGTTCAGTCATTGTTCATTTGTTTTATTAATGCTCCCCCTCCCTCCATTTTTTATGCTTATGTTTGCAGGTCTGCTTTATCACGGGCACCACGGAAATAATCTGCCATCATTGGATGGCGTGTTGCCTTGGAGGAAAATGTGTATAGAGTGTATTGTGAACAACATGCCGTAAAAAGTGCAGCATTGTGCCATGTTGCACTGCCTCGTCTCCGAATGATCTAAGTCTACCATTTCTCTCTGGCTGCTCATTGGTCGTCCCCATGCCGTTTTATCTTCAGCGTCCATCTCTAGGTGCTCTAATCTGTTGCGGTCAAATAAAACAATCTTTGACAGATGTGCAGCGTATGCATTTAAACAGATTTTCACATGCCCtcgagacttttgtccccgatagtgcaTACATGCGTATTGTGCAGTAGAACCATTGCCACAGTTGAAACTAGCTGGAACTGTGTTGCCTGCCCAGGTATGTGCGAATGGAGATTCCACTGTACATTGTGCCAAGCACACACATCAGCAACCCGTGCCTGGACGCCCTGGTGAGGCTGCCCGAAATCCTATGCCAAGAAGAGCAGGACATGTACAGCTTAACCAAGCAGGTGCCGGGGTTGGACCTTCTCACCAGAATGCACAACAACTCAGGTCAGAGCCACTTGTGTTTGCCATGCTGCAcagatgctttttttttatatttgggATTGCAGATTTGTACTCCGAAGTACTTGTTTGGTGCATCCTGCTGTTTCTGAAATTGGAGGCACTCCCTTTTATAGCAGTGAAAGGGAGTACCTTCAATATTTAGGACCGCATGCTTTTTTTGTCATCACCCGTATGTTACAAAAAATTTGGTGGTCCCCGAAGTGAACTCTAATTGGAATGCCCTTTTATGATGCTTGGTGTGTCATTGATTTTTGGTAGTGAGCACAATTTTGTTCATGTTTCAGTCTTCGTCAAGGCTCTGTGCAACATCGCGGAATCTGTGAGCGGTCCGCTGCTCCAGAGCCTGGAGAACCGGTTGCGGCAGAACCAAGACAAGATCGAGCGGATGCGTGTCGAGAAGGAAGAACTCGTGCAGAAAATCGCACTAGCCGAAGCCTGTGCTGCAGCCCAAGCCCAAATTGCTAGCAAGAGCTCAGCAGAGCCAACAAAGCGTTGAAGCAAGGATGTGTTGTGAGCtaaaaggggaggaggggggctcATGTTCATGAACAGGAAAAACTTTCCATATAAACATGCTTAGAATTGTGTACAAGGGACTGCAGTTTACATTTGATTCGACAAGGCAAGCTCCTGATGGCTTGCTGTAACAGCATCAAATGTGTGTTATACAAATATACAAGCACCACGTCTAAGCGTTTACACGTGTTAAGCAGGTGTTAAGTTTCTTGTGAAAACTACATGTGTTGTTTTGCAGGGTCTAGTCTTAGCAGCTGCTAGGCCACTTGTGTGCTCTACTGTGGCTTAACGTAATGAATTCCACAGTGGAATCCTTGAGTTTGTGCTCAACTTGAAAtgctaaaacaatttttttttctcactgtgcCAGTTAAAgtagtgttaaaaaaaaaaaacacaagtggaTTGGTGTAGCCCAGCACTTAAGCAAGACACCCAAGGTCTTGCATATTAAAAGAGCTCTGTCCAATTGGCAAAGACAATTTGATTTGAACATGGTCTGCTGCACCTCATGCAACTGTCAGTACCTTATGTAAGGCTTGCACCTTTTACTGCAATGCTCAGTTGCGCTCAGTACAGGCTAGGTGTCGCCTGAATGCAGAGAACCTCTGCATCTGTTCATGTGGTGATGCAGCCATAGTGCACATTGGCTTACAATCACCAAGCTTACAATGGTCAGTATGGGTGGTCATTTTGAACAGGTACACAAGACCACCTTAACGGTTCCCAACCTGTTTACATGGGTGAACGGAAACGTTTCATGAATTCTGCATTGCTTAGCTTCTCGATTCGGATGTGGTCTGTATATATCAGCTGCAACAGCTCACCATGGAAACGAACTGCTGCTGTCAGACTTGTCTCTACAAAGTCAAATGCAAATTCTGCAATTCAACAGCTTTGGGAATCCTTCAAGCAAAACTAAGAACAGACTACCGCATAAACTCTTGTAATGgctgcacagttttttttttattcgggagAGAATTTTGAAGGTGTGGCCGAtgcacaaatgaaaaaaaataaattggcggcggtttagctctggttaaacctggagtgacgcgatagctacatctggccgagtggctcagtcgaattgcaaagtcagtcttttgccgctctgtttcgctgggtgttccttcttcgtcttcatcccacttgacagggcgcatgcgcacagctgtttgttgcagCTGCTGCACGCCGtgctgccggcagcagcagctgcttcgtgCCACGTGACCAATGGCTGCACCATGTGATCAGCCCATGTGACCAACGGCgtcgccacggagctcaagtggtgccacgctgaagggttgAAGAGGTGGACCATATTTTTCTTAGTTGTCTAGTCCAAAATGGGGTGCAGCCCGTACATGAGTTTCTACGGTACAAACTTGCCCTCAATTGAAAAATAGTCAATACATGATGGCCCAAATGAGTGCTTAGGCTTCACAGATGACAGGGCCCACAAATCTGTGGCATCACAAATGCTCGGAGCCAACGATATTTGGTTGCCTGAG
This region of Amblyomma americanum isolate KBUSLIRL-KWMA chromosome 5, ASM5285725v1, whole genome shotgun sequence genomic DNA includes:
- the IFT43 gene encoding intraflagellar transport 43 isoform X1, with the translated sequence MDADELDDLESPVKKTITSRARRLNIFGSNSTDIPTNAFTSNGGSDSSKAPPKPRRNSGWAEDNSSSGLFRFRRSSSARPQSTVPIEVPKMTRNETVLERDDSDSEMPTIPDLGDVEREDLTTQVAQAPSVSMNQAVTFQQLDNELLKQAAFTTLDGCDLRLLTKYLTPEEYLKEPDVVWTWDTVFTEVANEINKTGDNGPEADDKQNILL
- the LOC144133346 gene encoding small integral membrane protein 12-A is translated as MVLPALYAALRVYAPYITFPVAVIVGVIGYNLEGIISDRRTPNKKQSIDEERKERLLHELDSQKDVTLVDPLKDKTFVPKTVLERNVSPSLKTLDT
- the LOC144133344 gene encoding lys-63-specific deubiquitinase BRCC36-like, which produces MATVRVNLSADVYMVCLSHALSTEKEEVMGLLIGEIDETRVAHISAVILLRRSDKRKDRVEISPEQLSDASTQAETLAINLRKPMRVLGWYHSHPHITVWPSHVDVQTQAIYQLMDEGFVGLIFSVFSEDATSKLNQVQVTCFQSVNQATNGEAQRYVRMEIPLYIVPSTHISNPCLDALVRLPEILCQEEQDMYSLTKQVPGLDLLTRMHNNSVFVKALCNIAESVSGPLLQSLENRLRQNQDKIERMRVEKEELVQKIALAEACAAAQAQIASKSSAEPTKR
- the IFT43 gene encoding intraflagellar transport 43 isoform X2; the encoded protein is MDADELDDLESPVKKTITSRARRLNIFGSNSTDIPTNAFTSNGGSDSSKAPPKPRRNSGWAEDNSSSGLFREVPKMTRNETVLERDDSDSEMPTIPDLGDVEREDLTTQVAQAPSVSMNQAVTFQQLDNELLKQAAFTTLDGCDLRLLTKYLTPEEYLKEPDVVWTWDTVFTEVANEINKTGDNGPEADDKQNILL